A section of the Mesobacillus jeotgali genome encodes:
- the dapG gene encoding aspartate kinase, with amino-acid sequence MKIIVQKFGGTSVRDEQGRNQAMSHIKKAVADGYKAVVVVSAMGRKGDPYATDTLLSLIGGNDSRISKREHDLLLSCGETISSVVFTNMLLDNGINATALTGAQAGFRTNSEHTNARILDMKCDRLLRELDQVDVVVVAGFQGAAKNGDITTIGRGGSDTSAAALGAALNAEWIDIFTDVEGIMTADPRIADNARPLSVVTYTEVCNMAYQGAKVIHPRAVEIAMQAKVPIRIRSTYSEGLGTLVTTLNRENKGTDIKERPVTGIAHVSNVSQIKVFAKKDQYNLQSEVFKAMANENISVDFINISPNGVVYTVLDEMTDRAVKVLEGLGHAPQIERECAKVSVVGAGMAGVPGVTSKIVTALSEKGIRILQSADSHTTIWVLVKQKDLGKAVNALHDAFQLEEETIEYERHDI; translated from the coding sequence ATGAAAATAATCGTCCAAAAATTTGGAGGAACGTCTGTTCGTGATGAGCAAGGCCGAAACCAGGCAATGAGCCATATAAAAAAGGCGGTTGCAGATGGATATAAAGCAGTAGTGGTTGTTTCTGCAATGGGCCGGAAGGGTGATCCGTACGCCACTGACACCCTTCTAAGCCTGATTGGCGGGAATGACAGCAGAATCAGCAAGCGAGAGCATGATCTTTTGCTGTCCTGTGGTGAAACCATTTCCAGTGTCGTTTTTACAAACATGCTGCTTGATAATGGCATCAATGCGACAGCCCTTACTGGTGCACAGGCAGGATTCAGGACAAATAGTGAGCATACGAATGCGAGAATACTTGATATGAAGTGTGATCGTTTGCTGCGTGAGCTTGACCAGGTCGATGTAGTTGTCGTAGCCGGTTTCCAGGGAGCAGCAAAAAATGGGGATATAACTACCATCGGAAGAGGCGGAAGTGATACTTCTGCAGCAGCGTTAGGCGCAGCCCTGAACGCAGAATGGATTGATATTTTCACCGATGTCGAAGGTATCATGACAGCTGATCCAAGGATTGCTGATAATGCACGCCCTCTTTCTGTAGTGACCTATACAGAGGTTTGTAATATGGCTTATCAGGGAGCGAAGGTCATTCATCCTCGGGCTGTTGAGATTGCCATGCAGGCCAAAGTGCCAATCAGAATCAGATCCACCTATTCGGAAGGCCTTGGAACTTTGGTTACAACCCTGAACCGTGAAAATAAGGGAACAGACATCAAGGAGCGCCCTGTTACAGGGATTGCCCATGTTTCGAATGTCAGCCAGATCAAGGTTTTTGCCAAGAAGGATCAATACAATCTGCAATCAGAAGTTTTCAAGGCAATGGCCAATGAAAATATCAGTGTTGATTTTATCAACATTTCTCCTAATGGAGTTGTGTATACAGTGCTGGATGAAATGACGGACCGGGCGGTAAAAGTCCTGGAAGGTTTAGGCCATGCTCCGCAAATAGAGAGGGAATGCGCAAAGGTTTCTGTTGTAGGTGCAGGAATGGCAGGAGTTCCAGGTGTAACCTCGAAGATTGTCACAGCGTTATCCGAAAAAGGCATCCGGATCCTCCAATCTGCTGACAGCCATACAACCATTTGGGTACTTGTGAAACAAAAGGATCTGGGAAAGGCAGTAAATGCACTCCATGATGCATTCCAACTAGAAGAAGAAACAATAGAATACGAGCGGCATGACATATAA
- the dapA gene encoding 4-hydroxy-tetrahydrodipicolinate synthase: MVQFGRVSTAMVTPFDHKGHIDFAKTTQLVNHLINNGTDSLVVAGTTGESPTLSKEEKIALFQHVVKVVDKRVPVIAGTGSNNTYATVELTKKAEEIGVDAIMIVAPYYNKPNQEGLYQHFKAAAEATSLPVMVYNIPGRSVVNILPETVIKLAEIPNIVAVKEASGDLNAMTKIIANTPDDFLLYSGDDGLTLPVLAIGGTGIVSVASHVIGNEMQAMVEAYFSGRNEDAAKLHQRLLPIMQGLFAAPSPSPVKTALQLKGLDVGSVRLPMVPLTEQERTAVAKLFE; this comes from the coding sequence ATGGTTCAATTCGGTAGAGTATCTACAGCAATGGTGACCCCATTTGATCATAAAGGTCACATTGATTTTGCAAAAACAACCCAGCTAGTAAACCATTTGATTAATAACGGAACAGATTCGCTCGTCGTTGCCGGAACGACTGGTGAATCTCCTACTCTTTCCAAGGAAGAAAAAATCGCTTTATTCCAGCATGTTGTGAAAGTAGTCGACAAAAGAGTGCCTGTTATTGCTGGAACTGGAAGCAATAACACTTATGCCACAGTCGAATTGACGAAGAAAGCGGAAGAAATTGGTGTAGATGCGATCATGATCGTGGCACCTTATTATAATAAGCCAAATCAGGAAGGTCTGTACCAGCATTTTAAAGCAGCAGCTGAAGCTACTTCATTGCCAGTGATGGTATATAACATCCCGGGCAGATCTGTCGTCAATATTCTGCCAGAAACAGTTATCAAGCTGGCTGAAATCCCTAATATTGTGGCTGTTAAGGAAGCGAGCGGAGACCTGAACGCAATGACCAAAATCATTGCCAACACACCAGATGATTTCCTTCTTTACAGCGGTGACGATGGCTTGACTCTTCCGGTACTGGCTATAGGCGGAACAGGAATCGTCTCGGTCGCATCTCATGTAATCGGAAATGAAATGCAAGCAATGGTTGAAGCATACTTCAGTGGAAGAAATGAGGATGCAGCAAAACTGCACCAGCGTCTTCTTCCGATTATGCAAGGGCTATTTGCAGCACCAAGCCCTTCACCAGTGAAAACTGCGTTGCAGCTAAAAGGTCTTGATGTCGGCTCCGTACGCTTGCCAATGGTGCCATTGACAGAACAAGAAAGAACAGCTGTAGCAAAATTATTCGAATAG
- a CDS encoding ribonuclease J, producing MITKKNESIKIIALGGVGEIGKNMYVTEVDGDIFVVDAGLMFPEDGMLGIDIVIPDITYLTANSERVKAIFLTHGHEDHIGALSYVLRKINVPVYGTKLTLALAKEKMKEQEFAGKLEFREITPETELDFGVVSVSFFKTNHSIPDSVGISIHTSEGAIVHTGDFKFDQAATSLYKPEIGKMASIGEKGVLCLLSDSTEAEKPGYTPSETTVVNELSNVFYNSQGRIIAACFASDLNRIQHLFDSAGAHGRKVAVVGKSLKRVYDIALNLGYLQVESDLLIQIDELKKYRDNEIVILTTGSQGEPIDALQKMAKQTHPQVNIREGDTVLFAASPLRGSEVFIYKTMDMLFRAGANVVSIKKSVQVSSHGSQEELKFMINLMNPKFFIPVHGEYKMLKAHKKVAQSCGIPEENIYIPDRGDVIEISGGKLKATEKVQAGNTLIDGIGIGDVGNIVLRDRRLLSQDGVLIVVVTLYKADRKIAAGPEIISRGFVYVRESEKLMADSSVLVRETVEKNLTKEPFDWNGLKQDIRDTLNQYLFEKTKRRPMIMPIIMEVK from the coding sequence TTGATTACGAAGAAAAACGAAAGTATAAAAATCATCGCACTGGGTGGCGTAGGGGAAATCGGCAAAAACATGTATGTCACCGAAGTGGACGGTGATATTTTTGTAGTGGATGCCGGATTGATGTTTCCGGAAGATGGGATGCTGGGGATCGATATTGTCATTCCTGACATTACCTATTTAACCGCTAATAGTGAGAGAGTAAAAGCAATATTCCTGACACATGGGCATGAAGACCATATTGGGGCCTTAAGTTATGTTCTGCGTAAAATCAATGTTCCAGTGTATGGTACGAAACTTACACTTGCTCTTGCCAAGGAAAAAATGAAAGAACAGGAATTTGCCGGCAAGTTGGAGTTCCGTGAAATTACCCCAGAAACAGAACTGGATTTCGGCGTGGTATCTGTTTCATTCTTCAAGACAAACCATAGTATTCCTGATTCTGTTGGCATCAGCATCCATACATCTGAAGGGGCAATTGTACATACCGGGGACTTTAAATTTGATCAGGCTGCAACATCACTTTATAAACCGGAAATTGGAAAGATGGCTTCCATTGGTGAAAAAGGAGTACTGTGTTTGCTGTCGGACAGTACAGAAGCTGAAAAACCTGGTTATACTCCTTCTGAGACAACAGTTGTTAATGAACTATCAAATGTCTTTTATAATTCGCAAGGCCGCATTATTGCTGCATGCTTTGCATCTGACCTTAACAGGATCCAACATCTTTTTGACAGTGCTGGGGCTCATGGCCGCAAGGTGGCAGTGGTTGGGAAAAGCCTTAAAAGGGTATATGATATCGCCTTGAATCTTGGCTATCTTCAGGTTGAAAGTGACTTGCTGATACAGATAGATGAACTGAAAAAATACCGTGATAATGAAATCGTTATTCTGACGACCGGCAGCCAGGGAGAGCCTATAGATGCCTTGCAGAAAATGGCTAAACAAACCCACCCGCAGGTGAATATCCGGGAAGGTGACACCGTTCTGTTTGCTGCTTCTCCATTAAGGGGAAGTGAAGTATTCATATACAAAACAATGGATATGCTCTTCAGGGCAGGTGCCAATGTAGTATCTATTAAAAAAAGCGTCCAGGTTTCAAGCCATGGAAGCCAGGAAGAATTAAAATTCATGATCAACCTGATGAATCCAAAATTCTTCATACCTGTACACGGTGAATATAAGATGCTTAAAGCTCATAAAAAAGTAGCCCAGTCATGCGGTATACCGGAAGAAAATATTTATATACCCGATCGGGGCGATGTGATTGAAATCTCTGGCGGGAAATTAAAGGCTACAGAAAAGGTGCAGGCAGGCAACACCTTGATCGATGGTATCGGTATAGGTGATGTCGGGAATATTGTACTCCGTGATCGAAGGCTTCTTTCCCAGGATGGCGTTTTAATCGTTGTGGTTACACTGTATAAAGCCGACAGGAAGATTGCTGCAGGCCCGGAAATAATCTCCCGTGGCTTTGTCTATGTACGCGAATCCGAAAAATTAATGGCGGATTCATCAGTGCTCGTAAGGGAAACTGTTGAAAAAAATCTTACCAAAGAGCCTTTTGACTGGAATGGCTTGAAGCAGGATATCCGAGATACATTGAATCAGTATTTATTTGAAAAAACAAAACGCCGTCCAATGATTATGCCCATTATAATGGAAGTTAAATGA